In a genomic window of Tripterygium wilfordii isolate XIE 37 chromosome 8, ASM1340144v1, whole genome shotgun sequence:
- the LOC120003242 gene encoding uncharacterized protein LOC120003242, with amino-acid sequence MDFKGLSLSSQTGSAWTNEKHVHFLNAMESSFVHTMLQTNARLDRYLPDSSESTLDLKTHRRKKHASSVDVVESRSKMGGKADKRTRRPSSQSHPCNSSEFQVVPQLGNRRDEQDQSHQPNSAPVPSAN; translated from the exons AGCCTGAGCTCACAAACCGGGTCGGCATGGACCAACGAGAAGCACGTCCACTTCTTGAACGCGATGGAGTCCTCTTTTGTACACACAATGCTCCAAACTAACGCTCGCCTCGATCGTTATTTGCCTGATAGTTCCGAGTCGACACTAGATTTGAAGACCCACAGAAGGAAAAAGCATGCTAGCTCAG TTGATGTTGTTGAGTCGAGATCCAAAATGGGTGGTAAGGCTGACAAGAGAACAAGGAGACCATCATCACAATCGCATCCCTGCAATTCATCGGAATTTCAG GTGGTCCCACAGCTTGGAAACAGAAGGGATGAGCAAGATCAAAGCCACCAACCTAATTCTGCACCCGTGCCATCTGCCAACTGA
- the LOC120004482 gene encoding putative F-box protein At4g22170, producing MELLEPDWAWLPEGILEGILDSIVSFYDYARFGAVCKHWYSVGQHRRRQLMELWSVQLPLLMFPSADGRENQQSRLCNVTTSKTYDYNLYYNRRCCGYSHGWFATLGKDLLITLRNPFLDQVITLPPIFLVVNSSKFDPWRVYKVVLSHNPYLYPDKYEVVAIYDGCLAILKPGSQSWAYLDKEHTIFNGYNDIIYYEDMLLLINGYRLVSINANNGSRPQAETITWNNNDYDKRLPGTHMTYLVKSSGGDLLYIRRYIDWHNALTVTFKIYTLTNKAETNKPYWCEIKSLGDDALFLGDSHSLCVKASNFPGCKPNSIYFVPHFSYTSYARGFHDMGVFNLEEQRITPYYHCDLSRRYFPPPVWVVPTLGDNAQA from the coding sequence ATGGAGTTGTTGGAACCAGACTGGGCGTGGCTCCCAGAAGGTATTCTCGAGGGAATTCTAGATTCTATAGTGTCTTTTTATGACTATGCCAGATTTGGTGCTGTTTGCAAACACTGGTACTCTGTTGGACAGCACCGGAGACGACAACTTATGGAATTGTGGAGCGTACAACTTCCCCTGTTGATGTTCCCTTCCGCGGATGGTCGCGAAAACCAGCAAAGTCGTCTATGCAATGTGACAACCAGTAAAACCTACGATTATAATCTGTATTATAACAGGAGGTGCTGTGGATATTCCCATGGATGGTTTGCTACTCTTGGTAAGGATTTGCTTATAACTCTTCGAAACCCTTTCTTGGATCAGGTTATAACCTTACCCCCAATTTTTCTAGTAGTCAATTCATCAAAGTTTGATCCTTGGCGAGTCTATAAAGTGGTGTTGTCTCATAACCCTTATCTATATCCTGACAAGTATGAAGTTGTGGCGATTTATGATGGCTGTTTGGCTATATTGAAACCCGGAAGTCAATCTTGGGCTTACCTAGATAAAGAGCATACCATATTCAACGGCTATAATGATATTATTTATTACGAGGATATGCTCCTATTAATAAATGGATATAGGCTCGTGTCAATCAATGCTAATAACGGTAGTCGACCACAAGCGGAAACAATCACATGGAACAATAACGATTATGACAAGCGTCTTCCTGGCACGCACATGACATATCTTGTGAAATCATCTGGCGGAGATCTGTTGTACATTCGTAGATATATAGACTGGCACAATGCATTGACGGTGACTTTTAAGATTTATACCCTCACCAATAAAGCTGAAACAAATAAGCCATATTGGTGTGAGATTAAAAGTCTGGGTGATGATGCATTATTTTTGGGAGACAGTCACTCATTGTGCGTTAAGGCATCTAACTTTCCTGGTTGCAAACCAAACTCCATATACTTTGTTCCTCATTTTTCGTACACTTCGTACGCCAGAGGGTTTCATGACATGGGTGTTTTCAACTTGGAAGAACAGAGGATCACACCTTATTATCATTGTGATCTATCTCGAAGATATTTTCCTCCTCCTGTTTGGGTAGTACCGACACTTGGAGATAATGCACAAGCGTAA